One Clavelina lepadiformis chromosome 1, kaClaLepa1.1, whole genome shotgun sequence genomic region harbors:
- the LOC143452809 gene encoding C2 domain-containing protein 3-like isoform X3: MDKSEGRGRRRRRAEYVDVVPTTDLPPLVEGELRCFLFVTIGKLVWGSIVPSRTPPASPAYIRLRWWGEASDGTIFRPEGMTGKCPVRSRGQFCVRSGPKQIAAYFNDMGSATFDVLSSPKSLPIGRVQVPGVGSLSSDNPIRGYFPIISASSRKLGELHVSMSFKSLKGAFDNGSDTATDGSMSARSFTASGGRNRRSRSRASSIGSARSRSSSRGSIVNQRFRSRSNSSSRRAKRVTSSGRRSRSRSVDSKASAASQRSRTGSARNTESVEIPTPRGIDALLERNGHDLYAPARKDLTNIADSVPINTTVSSSKPTQSVHYDAISDLLSRGKRLRDEITQSATSAHSPSSPRRQESIPPQSVPLPIQHPISSVPHPARPFCPQPSPEVDLSMLPQICRNPPAKVQHLKTDPELRIVDMVLRAKGIKPDDSFYSANMSDVSSPPASMVSDLDDPLHDQSILQHLFYQHQALPVGGPAPASEKSPHREDEKHAVAPTAGFHGNQDDITQLSEERLRRVHLARVFIRSLQFASSTDSDEETSNKVDVGKKGIAKWKKVKPPAPAMSSVKKKAGTFFVEYKFPFTSNSQRHPSMTSSSHEVTRVASRKSTAGGLVKFDQHSVFSISFDSRAVTRWSNDNIEFVVYHRKPKDKKALVVGVATLPLRYVIESKTLSISDDIDVVRRSPGKNIAASLKVSVELAADTKDLPTQMSPVKKPRFMDEPTPYTVTKILPADERTNWTSTNKPAAREAPQNEADVPRVCIVSDAHMADEAVCPRVASALLYLYIVLKEARDIPATRVQCGLGMGKLCTPNVYLVCRTFASDDVTKTGVVWNTSNPKFDFSQVSPVKIDPGLFARMRDNFMVVEVWTRVASGSKFSDKLMGLAKISLHLFYQSLKDPEIARAVLASQYPLISVDGFQPIVDLFTGQERGKIQVLLALGSQAQINSLRKVKEFDKENAMQCHHLAGEKREDDDLEVKSPRQHSFEVAIDGLRGFNPPSGQSWGEGDCFIEYNFPTQRRRQDEEKMSESHDGSTTDEDNTELASMQSYRTSTTLCVPDPKFEFVKQHLFLPPPSIPIQRIILSACSGVGKYPGGGIPFEVWTRSYYPNVRDQLLAKGCLPAAKVCALVTMRKGKASKEIFQVPLEFVDPVPRSRSAGDLSVTVKYKSSGSTECNQPPLEFSKTVKLQVAVLQACGLKAAARLAASVASDSELEYCAGVGVNSYVVVKPSFLPQDKPHETRCVARTFTPDYNHHFELSCPVVSYHESVTPIGLSELLADGCIEIEIWHKPAPEEELRKPQTGRDVLLGRARIPTCGLLTRTTGCSGWYPITSLESLRHKSTVTIGAVELEMTFSTRNDLELVLRAAKAIGWKPKSQSELSSLLVPDLNSVLQPIHEVVVSEGHVTTCITITNAWLPKHALMRSGFDEIDKRSHIYVRYKFYDNDSVTSSLCPVIGHGSRKPTNHDDVISIKLAHRKSFLCRPTQPFVWYLREERLELQVWLSNSRTGRSKRPLTSDRLLGSTRVGMSGVLAGGLHKQQHISGLFHLHKAGVDDLGEASIRVYLSVTPGDQTRPHDDDDLDESTTTLSSSSEQAPSSGKVLEVTAADGDETKPKQIEVDDETFSAVVSVERAMHLPPLSPSSDETNSTSRPSCYITYPVAASSDEVVSTKVVPQSTCPVWEDAREVKLERKLLLKVGGNLLFRVWHRAGGGEEMSDRMIGFVTVDLSILNAGFRAVNGWYNILDIHGNCQGQLKVAITPTSDFSELSRKIESSEFISGNRALHSVPLLGPVETPSGSMYYPGVKSSQQTVGSTCTMSDNMAGLTHLITAPSVPMPSLLKRNQKSCLLGTLQRQMQELDEIKKNFEQRRITANYFIDHLHLTSLPTTTNPTYTSVTSSMTSQVTCYAAADGLAPVDISESEEVAQKYPTSSVDSLMPSSGPKQPTVHMSLFKPGKDAMDVYEDAAALSDNELSDLEFVQPKNLNTQSALFAVDAQVIKVDLKEEDAGERPLDDELSRISNNSNSEVSETNNTSLWLSASTSRIGDVSIPGESPHIERSEGDFPDLSPVTLKVRRKDVVERDPVLLEDQNDFELEDVSPGNDGSDAQATSDPDEKSPDADLPADYDEAVVSDADVVSSREDGSPTSVQEEHAESKDSSPTHDELSSDDEDDGSTDKGLLEEVESDDGQHPDDTSSDKYEEEESPGTSSEVEGSDVGGCSESSFPQDQDQVMTSSAPLPSSRGIQLPSFFPPRQDLVASMRALQAITTEQQQKLLRSNSSEDKENSASPSTGSKSRRKITKPTSFTKEQTERLARIFNTKYTSS; the protein is encoded by the exons ATGGACAAATCTGAGGGAAGAGGAAGAAGACGAAGAAGAG CTGAATATGTTGATGTCGTCCCAACCACCGATCTTCCTCCATTAGTAGAAGGGGAGCTtcgttgttttttgtttgttactaTTGGCAAGTTGGTGTGGGGCTCGATAGTCCCCTCCCGGACCCCGCCGGCGTCACCCGCTTACATCCGCCTTCGCTGGTGGGGGGAGGCATCTGATGGAACGATATTTAG acCTGAAGGAATGACGGGAAAGTGCCCGGTAAGATCTCGGGGACAGTTCTGCGTTCGATCTGGCCCCAAGCAGATTGCGGCTTACTTCAATGATATGGGCTCAGCCACATTTGATGTTTTGTCAAGTCCAAAGAGTCTGCCTATAGGCAGAGTGCAG GTTCCTGGAGTGGGTTCACTTTCATCCGATAATCCGATCCGAGGATACTTCCCGATCATCTCAGCATCCTCTCGTAAGCTCGGTGAACTCCACGTCTCGATGAGTTTCAAGTCGCTGAAGGGGGCGTTCGACAATGGCAGCGACACGGCAACTGACGGCTCCATGTCAGCCAG ATCCTTCACAGCGAGTGGAGGAAGGAACAGGAGGAGCAGATCTCGAGCCTCCAGCATCGGATCTGCTCGATCAAGAAGCAGCAGCCGAGG AAGTATCGTCAACCAGAGATTTCGTAGCCGTAGCAACAGCAGTTCAAGAAGAGCCAAGAGAGTGACATCTAGTGGTCGTCGAAGCAGGAGTCGATCAGTCGACTCGAAAGCATCAGCGGCATCTCAACGCTCCAGAACAG GTTCAGCAAGAAACACTGAGAGTGTTGAGATTCCAACCCCACGTGGCATTGACGCGCTCTTGGAGAGGAATGGCCACGATTTGTATGCACCAGCCAGGAAAGACCTCACGAACATAG CAGACTCCGTCCCGATTAACACCACCGTCTCTTCGAGCAAACCAACACAAAGTGTTCATTATGATGCAATAAGTG ATCTCTTGAGCAGAGGGAAGCGACTTCGAGATGAGATCACTCAGTCAGCAACCTCCGCCCATTCTCCATCATCACCAAGGAGGCAAGAATCAATCCCTCCTCAGTCTGTTCCCCTGCCCATCCAACATCCG ATATCGAGCGTCCCGCACCCAGCTCGACCTTTCTGTCCACAGCCTTCCCCGGAAGTTGATCTTTCCATGTTGCCTCAGATCTGCAGAAATCCTCCAGCAAAAGTCCAGCATCTGAA GACTGACCCGGAGCTGAGGATTGTGGACATGGTACTCCGAGCAAAGGGAATCAAACCAGATGACTCTTTCTACTCGGCCAATATGTCCGATGTGAGCTCACCACCAGCCAGCATGGTCTCAGATCTCGACGATCCTCTTCATGATCAATCGATTCTTCAACATCTTTTCTATCAACATCAG GCTCTTCCTGTTGGGGGCCCTGCACCCGCATCAGAGAAGTCTCCACATCGTGAAGATGAAAAG CACGCTGTGGCGCCCACAGCTGGTTTCCATGGAAACCAGGATGACATCACCCAATTGTCAGAAGAGAGGTTGAGGAGAGTTCATCTTGCTCGCGTCTTCATCCGATCTCTGCAGTTTGCTTCCTCCACGGACTCTGACGAGGAGACATCGAATAAAGTGGATGTGGGAAAGAAGGGAATCGCAAAGTGGAAGAAAGTTAAACCTCCCGCTCCTGCAATGAGCTCCGTGAAGAAGAAAGCTGG AACTTTCTTTGTCGAATACAAATTTCCATTCACTTCCAACTCCCAACGACATCCATCTATGACATCATCGAGTCATGAAGTGACAAGGGTCGCATCAAGGAAGTCGACAGCAG GTGGCCTCGTAAAATTTGACCAACATTCTGTTTTCTCAATTTCTTTTGATTCCCGTGCGGTCACTAGATGGAGCAATGACAACATTGAGTTTGTTGTTTATCATAGAAAGCCAAAAGATAAAAAG GCTTTAGTGGTTGGCGTGGCAACACTTCCCCTTCGTTACGTCATCGAGAGCAAGACTCTGAGCATCAGTGACGACATTGATGTTGTGCGGAGGAGTCCTGGGAAGAATATTGCCGCTTCTTTGAAG GTGAGTGTGGAGCTTGCGGCCGACACCAAGGACCTGCCCACACAAATGTCGCCGGTCAAGAAGCCGAGGTTCATGGATGAGCCCACCCCGTACACTGTCACTAAAATCCTACCTGCTGATGAGCGGACCAATTGGACAAGCACCAACAA ACCTGCAGCACGTGAAGCCCCACAAAATGAAGCAGATGTGCCAAGGGTTTGCATCGTGTCCGATGCTCACATGGCCGATGAAGCAGTGTGCCCTCGTGTGGCGTCGGCTCTTCTTTATCTGTATATTGTCCTGAAAGAAGCGAGAGACATACCAG CCACAAGAGTTCAATGCGGTCTTGGCATGGGCAAGTTGTGCACTCCCAATGTTTATCTAGTCTGTCGTACGTTTGCTtctgatgatgtcacaaagacCGGAGTGGTCTGGAACACTTCCAATCCAAAGTTCGACTTCAGCCAG GTTTCTCCTGTGAAGATTGATCCGGGTCTTTTCGCCCGGATGCGAGACAACTTCATGGTGGTGGAGGTGTGGACGCGGGTTGCCAGTGGCAGCAAGTTCAGTGACAAGTTGATGGGACTGGCCAAGATATCTCTCCACCTCTTCTATCAATCTCTCAAAGACCCTGAAATAGCCAG GGCTGTTCTTGCGTCACAATACCCTTTGATATCGGTCGATGGATTCCAACCAATCGTAGATCTCTTCACCGGGCAAGAACGCGGGAAGATCCAAGTCTTGTTGGCTCTCGGCAGTCAAGCCCAG ATAAACTCTCTTCGAAAAGTGAAAGAATTTGACAAAGAGAATGCGATGCAGTGCCACCACCTGGCCGGTGAGAAGAGGGAAGATGATGATCTCGAAGTGAAAAGTCCGAGGCAGCATTCATTTGAAGTGGCCATCGACGGCTTGCGTGGCTTCAATCCACCCAGTGGGCAG AGCTGGGGTGAGGGGGACTGCTTCATCGAGTACAACTTCCCGACTCAAAGAAGAAGACAGGATGAAGAGAAGATGAGTGAATCCCACGATGGATCCACGACTGATGAGGATAATACGG aATTAGCCTCCATGCAGTCGTACCGCACCAGCACCACGCTCTGTGTTCCCGATCCGAAGTTTGAGTTTGTGAAGCAACATCTCTTCCTACCTCCCCCCTCCATCCCGATCCAACGAATTATCCTCTCCGCTTGTTCCGGTGTGGGGAAATACCCTGGAGGAGGAATCCCGTTTGAAGTGTGGACTCGGTCATACTACCCCAATGTCAGGGACCAACTTCTGGCCAAG GGTTGTCTGCCAGCTGCAAAGGTTTGTGCACTCGTCACTATGAGGAAAGGAAAAGCatcaaaagaaatatttcaagttCCATTGGAGTTCGTTGACCCCGTACCTAGGTCAAGGTCGGCTGGGGACCTCAGTGTCACGGTCAAGTACAAGTCATCAG GTTCAACTGAGTGCAACCAGCCCCCCTTAGAGTTCTCCAAGACTGTCAAACTCCAGGTGGCAGTTTTACAAGCTTGTGGCTTGAAAGCCGCAGCAAGGTTGGCGGCTTCAGTGGCGTCAGACTCCGAGCTTGAATATTGTGCTGGTGTCGGGGTCAATTCATACGTCGTTGTCAAACCTTCGTTTCTTCCACAAGAC AAACCTCATGAAACTCGCTGCGTCGCGCGCACTTTCACTCCAGATTACAACCATCACTTTGAGTTGTCGTGTCCGGTGGTGTCCTACCACGAGTCGGTGACTCCTATTGGACTCTCTGAGCTTCTTGCAGACGGATGCATCGAAATCGAAATATGGCACAA ACCTGCTCCTGAAGAAGAATTGAGAAAACCACAAACAGGTCGTGACGTTCTGCTTGGTCGAGCAAGAATTCCAACTTGTGGTTTGCTCACGAGAACGACAG GCTGCAGCGGTTGGTATCCAATCACGTCGTTGGAATCGCTCCGGCACAAATCAACCGTAACCATCGGTGCAGTTGAACTTGAAATGACCTTCTCCACTCGCAACGACCTTGAACTTGTCCTCAGAGCTGCAAAGGCGATAGGTTGGAAGCCAAAGTCCCAATCTGAGCTGAGCTCGTTGCTGGTTCCTGATCTCAACTCGGTGCTGCAACCGATCCATGAAGTTGTCGTGTCCGAGGGTCATGTGACCACTTGCATCACAATAACAAACGCCTGGTTGCCCAAGCACGCCCTCATGCGGTCAGGATTTGATGAAATTGACAAGCGCTCCCATATTTATGTCCGATACAAGTTCTACGACAATGACTCTGTGACGTCAAGTCTTTGCCCTGTGATTGGTCACGGTAGCAGGAAGCCAACAAATCACGACGACGTCATCTCGATAAAGCTTGCCCACCGGAAGTCGTTCCTATGCAGACCAACGCAACCGTTTGTCTGGTACCTCAGGGAGGAACGTCTCGAGCTGCAGGTCTGGTTGTCAAACTCTAGGACGGGCAGATCGAAGCGACCCCTGACCTCGGACCGACTGCTCGGCAGCACCAGGGTCGGAATGAGCGGGGTCCTGGCCGGGGGACTCCACAAACAGCAGCACATAAGCGGCTTGTTCCATCTCCACAAGGCTGGAGTCGATGATCTGGGGGAGGCATCGATTCGAGTTTACCTGAGTGTGACGCCGGGAGACCAGACAAGACCACACGATGATGATGACCTGGATGAATCTACGACGACTCTGTCATCAAGCAGTGAACAAGCTCCATCTAGTGGCAAGGTTTTGGAAGTCACCGCTGCAGACGGAGACGAAACAAAACCGAAGCAAATTGAAGTTGACGATGAAACGTTCTCGGCTGTGGTATCGGTGGAACGGGCAATGCATCTCCCTCCTCTATCACCATCTAGTGACGAGACGAATTCAACGTCACGACCGAGTTGTTACATCACATACCCGGTTGCTGCATCCAGTGATGAAGTGGTATCAACAAAGGTGGTTCCCCAGTCAACATGCCCTGTGTGGGAAGATGCAAGGGAGGTGAAGTTGGAGAGGAAGCTCCTCTTGAAAGTTGGAGGAAATCTCCTATTCCGGGTGTGGCACAGAGCAGGGGGAGGGGAGGAGATGAGTGACAGGATGATCGGATTCGTCACGGTTGACCTCTCCATACTAAACGCTGGGTTCCGGGCTGTCAACGGCTGGTACAACATCCTCGATATTCACGGGAACTGCCAAGGTCAGTTGAAGGTCGCCATCACCCCGACCTCTGACTTCAGCGAGCTTTCGAGGAAGATCGAGTCGAGTGAGTTTATATCGGGCAATAGAGCCCTCCACTCCGTCCCACTGCTGGGTCCTGTTGAAACCCCGTCGGGGAGCATGTACTACCCCGGGGTGAAGAGCTCGCAGCAGACAGTCGGGTCAACTTGCACGATGAGCGACAACATGGCGGGACTCACCCATCTCATCACAGCCCCATCGGTGCCGATGCCAAGCTTACTCAAGCGTAACCAGAAGAGCTGTTTGTTGGGGACTTTGCAGAGACAGATGCAGGAGCTGGACGAGATCAAGAAAAACTTCGAGCAGAGGAGGATCACGGCCAACTACTTCATAGACCACCTCCACCTCACTTCCCTCCCCACAACCACCAATCCTACCTATACAtcagtgacgtcatcaatgacATCACAAGTGACATGTTATGCTGCTGCGGATGGTCTGGCCCCAGTTGACATTAGCGAGTCAGAAGAAGTTGCTCAAAAATATCCGACATCGTCAGTTGACTCACTTATGCCATCTAGTGGTCCGAAGCAACCCACCGTGCACATGTCCTTGTTCAAACCCGGCAAAGATGCGATGGATGTCTATGAAGATGCAGCCGCTCTCAGCGACAACGAGCTCTCCGACCTCGAATTCGTCCAACCAAAAAACCTGAACACACAAAGcgcattgtttgctgttgaTGCGCAGGTgataaaagttgatttaaagGAAGAAGATGCAGGAGAACGTCCTCTTGACGATGAATTGAGTCGGATTTCGAACAATTCCAACTCGGAAGTGTCGGAGACGAATAATACGAGTCTTTGGCTCTCTGCATCAACGTCACGCATTGGTGACGTCAGCATCCCTGGAGAATCCCCTCATATTGAACGCAGTGAGGGGGATTTCCCTGACCTGAGTCCGGTGACATTGAAAGTGCGGAGGAAGGATGTTGTAGAGAGAGATCCTGTTCTCCTGGAAGATCAAAACGATTTCGAACTTGAGGATGTATCACCTGGCAACGATGGAAGTGATGCACAAGCAACATCTGATCCAGACGAAAAGAGTCCTGATGCAGATCTTCCTGCAGACTATGATGAAGCTGTTGTGAGCGATGCAGATGTGGTTTCTTCCAGAGAAGATGGATCCCCAACCAGTGTGCAAGAAGAACATGCTGAAAGCAAGGATTCATCTCCGACGCACGATGAACTTAGCTCCGATGATGAAGATGATGGTTCCACTGATAAAGGTTTGCTGGAAGAGGTGGAGTCAGATGATGGGCAGCATCCGGATGATACTTCATCAGATAAATATGAAGAAGAAGAGAGTCCAGGAACATCATCGGAAGTTGAAGGAAGTGACGTTGGTGGATGCAGTGAGTCCTCATTTCCACAGGATCAAGATcaagtgatgacgtcatccgCTCCTTTACCCTCCTCAAGAGGAATCCAACTTCCAAGTTTTTTTCCTCCTCGGCAAGATCTCGTCGCATCAATGAGAGCGCTTCAAGCTATAACCACTGAGCAGCAG caaaaattaCTTCGCTCCAACTCCAGCGAAGACAAAGAGAACTCAGCATCGCCATCTACCGGTAGTAAATCTCGCAGAAAAATCACGAAACCTACCTCATTCACAAAAGAACAGACCGAGAGACTGGCTCgaatttttaacacaaaatataCCTCAAGTTGA